Within the Sphingobium baderi genome, the region CGCGGCGCACATCGGCCGTGTCATGGCCGTCGCAGGACACGACATGCCAGCCGGTCGCGGCATAGCGGGCGCGAATGTCTTCGTTGGAGGACAGGTCCACCGCGCCGTCGATGGTGATCTTGTTATCGTCCCACAGCACGATCAGGCGGCCAAGGTTCAGATGCCCCGCAAGGCCAATAGCCTCATGGTTGATACCTTCCATCAGGCAACCGTCGCCCGCGATCACCCATGTCCGGTGGTCGACCAGGTCGTCGCCGAACTCCGCATTCAGGTGCCGTTCCGCAATCGCCATGCCCACGGCCGTGGCGAGGCCCGAACCCAGCGGCCCGGTTGTCGCCTCGACGCCTGCCAGCTCGAAATTCTCCGGATGGCCAGCGCAGGGACTGCCCAGCTGACGGAAGTTGCGGATGTCCTCTATCGTCGGACGCGCATAGCCGGTCAGGTGCAACAGCGAGTAGATCAGCATCGACCCATGCCCCGCCGACAGCACGAAGCGGTCGCGGTCGGCCCATTTGGGCTGGCTCGGATCGAACTTCAGATAGTCGGAAAAGAGGACCGTGGCGACATCGGCCATGCCCATCGGCATGCCCGGATGCCCGCTATTGGCAGCCTGAACCGCGTCCATGGAGAGGGCGCGAATGGCGTTGGCGAGCGTCTTTTCGGAAACGGTCATCGGGGGCGGGCGTCTTTCCTGTCTGGCGAAATGCCCGCATCATGCAGGCGAGTCGGAATCGGGCCTCCTTTGTCGCGTCAAGCCCCATGCGTCAACCATAGGCGGGGCGGACGCTGCGCCGGACCGTTCAATCACGGCTTTTTCGGGACGGCAAGTTTCGCTATGCAGGGCCATGGCAAGCGACCGCATGAAGCAGGCGATCGACGCGCTGGAGCGCGCAATCGACCGTCTGGAACAGAATATGGACAGGCTGGGGCCGTCCACTTCTTCCCTTCCCTCTTCCGGCGTCGATGCGACAGCCGCCCGCGCGGCGCTCAAATCGCTGGACGCGCTGATCGGCGAACTCAAGGAAGGCGCCCATGGCTGAAACCACGCTTTATATAGCCGGGCGGCAATATGATCTGCGCTGCCGCGATGGCGAGGAAGCGCATCTGGCGCATCTCGCGGGCCTGATCGAGCGCAAGGCACGGCTGGCGCAACAGGCGACGCCGGGATTGACGGAGGTGCGGACACTGCTGTTCGCGGCGCTGTTCCTGGCCGACGAACTCAACGACATGAAGAGGGAAGTCGCCGGACGGCAGGAAGCCCTGCCACTTGACGACGGAGGCGATCCGGCTGTGCTGGCGATAGAGGTTTTGACGGCGCGGCTGGAAAAGCTGAGCGACAGGCTTGCCGCGCCCTTGCCGGACGCCTAGATAGTAAGGCGACGGGCACTGCCTGGTACGAGCTTTAGCGAACATCCCTGAGGCGATAATCACATCCACGGGGGCTGTCCCTGGGCGGGCCCTGGCCCGATCTACATGGTCCCCACCTGACGTTGAGGCGTCAGAGGATTTTCCAGCCAACGGCCAAGGTGGTCCCGTCACCCGCCTTCCCTATATTCCTCTTCCCATCGCCGCCACCCTGACGCAAAGGGCTTGTTCATGAGCGACGAACATAGCGGCATGCCGGACAAGCCCACATTACGCGCCATGGCGCGGCAGCGGCGGCGCGCTTTCGTGGCGGGGCTGGACCCGCTGGCGCACCGGTTGGCGTTCAAGGTGCTGCCTTCCCCTCTCGCGAGGCGGCTGGCGGATGTGCGGACGGTGGCGCTCTATATGGGGATCGAGGATGAAGCCCCCGCGCAAAGGCTGGCCGCAAAGCTGATCGAGACTGGCAGGACGGTGGCCTTGCCGCGCGTGATCGACCGGATGGGGAGCATGGAATTCCTGGCATGGCATCCGGACGCACCGCTGCTGCCCGGCCGCTTTGGCACCAGTCACCCCGAACAGGGCGATGGTCCTGTGGCGCCGGACGCCATCATTGCGCCGCTGCTGGGCTTTGACCGGGCGATGAACCGGCTGGGTCAGGGCGGTGGCTATTATGACCGGGCCTTTGCCCGCTACCCGGACGCGCTGCGTGTCGGGCTGGCATGGTCGGTGCAGGAGCAGGAGGCGATTCCCGCCGATCCTTGGGATTTGCCGCTTCATATGGTGCTGACCGAAGTGGAACTGATCGAGGGGGAAGAGTCATGAAACATTATGAACCGAGCTGGCGCAAGCCCGCGGGCATGTTCATGATCCTGGCGCTCATCCTGCTGTGGGCCGTGCTGGTGGGTAGCCTGTCGGGCCTCATCGGACAGTTGCCGATGATCGCGCAGGTGCCGGTCTATATTTTCCTCGGCCTCATCTGGATCTGGGTTCTGCCCCTCAAGCGCCTGCTCGCCTGGATGGAGACGGGCCGCTGGCGGCGCGGATAAGCCGTGACAGCCTTCCCTTTTCGGTATATCTCCCAAGCCGTTAAGGGGTCGTAACGGATATCCGCACCTGACGGAATACCGCCACCCCTGCTACAAGAGGGGGAGGCGAAGGCATGTTCCCATGCCTGCTATTGCGACCCGGACGCGCCCGTGAAGGCGCTCCTTTCCCGCGCGCACTCTTCTTCCGCATCACCCTTTCCAGCATCACTGGCGGAGCCACCCCGCCACGACACCCGACATGACGGTGGCGCAGCGCAACAGGAGGACAAGATGGTGCCAATGAGCAAGAGATTGTTTGCGGAAACCTTCGGTACATTCTGGCTTGTTTTCGGCGGATGCGGCAGCGCCGTGCTGGCGGCGGCCTTTCCCGATGTGGGCATCGGTCTGCTGGGCGTCAGCCTGGCTTTCGGCCTGACATTGCTGACCATGGCCTATTCCATCGGCCATATATCCGGATGCCACCTCAATCCCGCCGTAACCATCGGCCTGTGGGCGGGCGGACGCTTTCCCGTACGGGACATCGCGCCCTATATCGTCGCACAACTGGTGGGGGCCGTGATCGCCGCCGCGCTGCTTCTCTATATCGCGAGCGGTGAGCCGGACTTCGTATTGATGGGCAACGGCCTTGCGGTGAACGGCTATGGCGCCAATTCGCCGGGCGGCTATGTGCTGTCATCGGCCTTCGCGATCGAAGTCGTGCTGACCTTCGGCTTCCTGAGCGTGATATTGGGCTCGACAGACAGCCGCGCGCCCGCCGGTTTCGCGCCAATCGCGATCGGACTGTCGCTGACGCTGATCCACCTTATCAGCATTCCTGTCACCAATACGTCGGTCAATCCCGCGCGTAGCACGGGCCCGGCATTATTGGTCGGGGGGATCGCCCTGCATCAGCTCTGGCTGTTCTGGATTGCGCCGATTGCGGGCGCGGTGATCGCCGGCGGCGTCTATCGCTGGCTGGCAGAAGAACCGAAGGCGCCCGCCGTCGTGGGCGAGAATCTGTAGCTTGACGCATCGGGCCGATGCTTCGGCGTCGGCCCATTGGCTATTGTCATGAAGCGGGAAAATCTGGTCGAAACCAGTGGCCATCCTTCGTGAAAGATGGCGCGAGTGACGGGGCTCGAACCCGCGACCTCCGGCGTGACAGGCCGGCGCTCTAACCAACTGAGCTACACCCGCGTTTGGTGTGGGCGGGCATCTATGCGGGCGCGCTTCGCCTGTCAACCATCCGTAACAGGACTTTCTTCTTTCTCTTCATTTTCTTTGCGCGGAGACACCACCAGCGTCCCCCGCTCGAACAGGAAACCGGCAATATCCGGGGTTCCCGCTGCCGAAACGACGGTCTGGATGATGATGAGCAGCGGCACGCCCAGCAGCGCGCCGGGCGTGCCCCACACCCATCCCCAAAAGGCGAGCGACACCAGAATCAGCAGCGGGTTCATCGTCAGCCGCCGTCCCAATATCATCGGCGTCACCACATTGGCCTCGACCAGATGGAAGCCCACCTGCAAGGCGGCGGGGAGCAGCGCCCACCACGGATCGTCGAACACCATCAACCCGCCCAGCGCCAACAGCACCGCCGCCAGCATCGGCCCGAAATAGGGGATGAAATTGAGCAGCGCGACGATGCCGCCCCACATCAGCGGCGATGGCATCCCCACCAGCCACAACGACAGCGCCACCGCGCCGCCAAGGCAGAGGTTCACCGTCGCAATGGTCAACACATAAGCGGATGTCGCGTCCACGACGTTCTGGATCACGCGGGCTACCGCCATGGCTCCGTCGAAACTGTCCCGGCTGTTGATCGTGCGCCGCCGCAGCTTCGTCCAGCCCGCGAGGAAGAAATAGATGATGAGCAGGCCGAACACCATCTGGATGATCGCGGACGGCGCCGATGTCGCCGCGAATTGCAGCAGCGAACGGGGCGCTTCGACTGCCGCGGTCTGGGCCGCCGCGACAGGGCCGCTCGCCAGCATCTGGACGGTTTCGTCGACGAAGCGCTGCAACTGGGAATAATAGTCGATCAGCGGCGCGAGATTGGCCTGAATCCGGGGCAGCCGCTGCGGCAATATGCCGAACCAGTCCGTCGCGGGGACGATAATCAGCACAAGCGCGGTATTGGCCACCATCAGAAAGACGATGACGGCGAGCAGGGCCGCAAAAGCGGACGGAAGTCCGCGCCGTTCCATCCACTCCAGAAAGGGCACCAGCGCAATGGCGACGACCAGAGCGGCGGTCAGCGGCAGGAAGAATTCCGCGCCCGCGCTGAGCGCGAAGGGCAAGGCCAGCAACAGCCCCAGCCCCGCACTGAGCGCAATGGAAGCAAGCAGCCGGTCGCGACGCCTGATGACCTCCTTTTCTTCCGCCGGTAACATCGCGCCAGAATCCGTTATTGCCCCACTTTATGGAAAATGCTCTGCGCCCGTAGACAGGGGCCGTCAATTTGGATTCGGATCGCAGGGCGACGACAGGAAGGAAAACGCCGCCTTAACCGAATGTTCGCTTCTGCGCGGCACTATCCGGTTCAGGGATGAAGGAACGGGGCTTCACATGACGATCATACGCTGGCTTTGCACCCTGGCGGTTCTGGCCATGCCATCGGTAGCAGCCGCGCAACAGGACATGCGGCTTGATACGCAGATCTTCGTGGAGCGGGTGATGACCGACCTCAACGGACGCGAACGCCGCATCCTTTCCAATGCGGATCGGGTGGCGCCGGGCGACCAGCTCATCTTCGTGGTCCATTGGCGCAACGAAGGCAGCAATCCGGCAAGAGGTTTCGCGATTACCAAAGCGGTGCCACGCGGCGCACGGATCGATACCAGCGATCCCCGGATGGACGTGTCGGTCGATGGCGGCGCGCATTGGGGACGGCTGGACCAGCTATGGCTGCCGACCCCACTAGGCGGAATGCGCCGCGCCGTCGCCGAAGATGTGACGCATGTGCGCTGGCCCCTGCCTCGCAGCGCCCTCCCCGGCGAAAGCGGCCGGCTAAGTTATCGCGCCATCGCCCGATAGCCCTTCCATTTTCTTCGGAAATTGAGCGACCGCTTACGATCAATGGCGAACATAGCCCATGTCCATTCGCCCTGAGTAGGAACTGAGCGAACGGAGGATGGGAAAGCAGACCCTCCGCTCCCCACCCAATTCCAGTCTCCTCAATCCACGAACAGCAGCGCGGGCGTTTCCAGACGCTTCCTGAGCGCCTGGACGAAGCTCGCCGCGTCCCACCCGTCGACGACGCGGTGGTCGCAGCTTATCGACATGTTCATGAGCTTGGCCGCCACGACCTCCCGTCCCCGGAAAACGGGCCGCTCGATCACGCGATTGGGGCCGATGATCGCGACTTCCGGCCGATTGATGACCGGCGTGGTGGCGATGCCGCCCAGCGGCCCCAGCGATGTGATGGTGAGCGTCGAGCCGGACAGTTCCTCCGACTTCGCCCTGCCCGTGCGCGCGGCTTCGGCGAGGCGGCGGATTTCCGAAGCGAGTTGCCAGATATTGCGATCCTGCGCGTCGCGGATGACAGGAACCATCAGGCCCGCGTCGGTCTGCGTCGCCATGCCCAGATGAACCGCGCCGTAGCGCGTCACCACGCCCGCTTCATCGTCATAGCGCGCGTTCAGCATCGGAAATTCCGGCAGCGTGCGACATATTCCCACGATCAGCAGCGGCAACAGGGTCAGCTTCGGCCGATCCCCCCTGCCGGCGTTCAGTTGCTCGCGCAAAGCTTCCAGTTCGGTGACGTCGATTTCCTCGACATAGGTGAAGTGCGGGATGTGACGCTTGGACGCGGCCATATTCTCCGCGATGCGGCGGCGCATACCTATGACCTTGACGGCTTCGTCCGGGCGCCTGGCCGAACGGCCAGCCGGATGATAACCCTGCCCCGCGCCATAGAGTAGATAGGCGTCCAGATCGGCGTGACGAATGCGCTCGCCGCCATGCTTCACCTGAGCAAGGTCGATGCCCAGTTCCTTGGCCCGCGCCCGGACGGCGGGTGATGCAAGGATCGGCGTTTCGGCCTTGGCTTCCCCTGTCCCGTTCGGACTGAGCTTGTCGAGGCCCTTCTGTTCCTTGGTGGATTCCACCGCGCGCCCTTCGACAGGCTCAGGACGAATGGAGGGAGGCGTGTGCGCTTCCTCGATCACCGCTTCTCCGGGCGTCCCCGCCGCGATGACCTCTTCCGACGGCGGCGGAGTTTCTGCGGCGGGGACGACCTCGCCCTCCCCGTCCGTCTCGATCTCCACCAGCATGGAGCCAATGGGCACCTGATCGCCCGGCTCGCCCGCGAGGCGCATCACAATGCCTGCGACCGGACTTTCCATTTCCACCGTCGCCTTGTCGGTCATCATGTCGGCGATAGGCTGATCTTCCTCCACCCGGTCGCCGACCTTGACGTGCCAGCCGACGATCTCCGCCTCGGAAATGCCTTCGCCGATGTCCGGCAGCTTGAATGTGAACAGTGCCATTACAGAACTCCGTTCGTGTCGAGCGAAGTCGAGACACGAGGCAAGTTGAACACACTTCCGTTTCTCGACTTCGCTCGAAACGAACGGAAGGGGTTGGACATGATCAATCCTTCATGATCTTGGCGATGGCTTCGCGTATCCTCACGGGACCGGGGAAATAGGCCCATTCCAGACTGTGCGGATAAGGCGTGTCAAAGCCGGTGACGCGCTCGATCGGCGCTTCGAGATGGTAGAAGCAGCGTTCCTGCACCAGCGCGGACAGTTCCGCGCCAAAGCCGCTGGTCCGCGTCGCCTCATGGACGATCAGGCAGCGCCCGGTCTTCTTCACGGACGCCTCGATAGCTTCGATGTCGAGCGGCACCAGCGTCCGCAAATCCACGATCTCCGCGTCCAGTCC harbors:
- a CDS encoding dihydrolipoamide acetyltransferase family protein, encoding MALFTFKLPDIGEGISEAEIVGWHVKVGDRVEEDQPIADMMTDKATVEMESPVAGIVMRLAGEPGDQVPIGSMLVEIETDGEGEVVPAAETPPPSEEVIAAGTPGEAVIEEAHTPPSIRPEPVEGRAVESTKEQKGLDKLSPNGTGEAKAETPILASPAVRARAKELGIDLAQVKHGGERIRHADLDAYLLYGAGQGYHPAGRSARRPDEAVKVIGMRRRIAENMAASKRHIPHFTYVEEIDVTELEALREQLNAGRGDRPKLTLLPLLIVGICRTLPEFPMLNARYDDEAGVVTRYGAVHLGMATQTDAGLMVPVIRDAQDRNIWQLASEIRRLAEAARTGRAKSEELSGSTLTITSLGPLGGIATTPVINRPEVAIIGPNRVIERPVFRGREVVAAKLMNMSISCDHRVVDGWDAASFVQALRKRLETPALLFVD
- a CDS encoding DUF2842 domain-containing protein — translated: MKHYEPSWRKPAGMFMILALILLWAVLVGSLSGLIGQLPMIAQVPVYIFLGLIWIWVLPLKRLLAWMETGRWRRG
- a CDS encoding cell division protein ZapA, which produces MAETTLYIAGRQYDLRCRDGEEAHLAHLAGLIERKARLAQQATPGLTEVRTLLFAALFLADELNDMKREVAGRQEALPLDDGGDPAVLAIEVLTARLEKLSDRLAAPLPDA
- a CDS encoding AI-2E family transporter, with translation MLPAEEKEVIRRRDRLLASIALSAGLGLLLALPFALSAGAEFFLPLTAALVVAIALVPFLEWMERRGLPSAFAALLAVIVFLMVANTALVLIIVPATDWFGILPQRLPRIQANLAPLIDYYSQLQRFVDETVQMLASGPVAAAQTAAVEAPRSLLQFAATSAPSAIIQMVFGLLIIYFFLAGWTKLRRRTINSRDSFDGAMAVARVIQNVVDATSAYVLTIATVNLCLGGAVALSLWLVGMPSPLMWGGIVALLNFIPYFGPMLAAVLLALGGLMVFDDPWWALLPAALQVGFHLVEANVVTPMILGRRLTMNPLLILVSLAFWGWVWGTPGALLGVPLLIIIQTVVSAAGTPDIAGFLFERGTLVVSPRKENEEKEESPVTDG
- the aqpZ gene encoding aquaporin Z, with the translated sequence MVPMSKRLFAETFGTFWLVFGGCGSAVLAAAFPDVGIGLLGVSLAFGLTLLTMAYSIGHISGCHLNPAVTIGLWAGGRFPVRDIAPYIVAQLVGAVIAAALLLYIASGEPDFVLMGNGLAVNGYGANSPGGYVLSSAFAIEVVLTFGFLSVILGSTDSRAPAGFAPIAIGLSLTLIHLISIPVTNTSVNPARSTGPALLVGGIALHQLWLFWIAPIAGAVIAGGVYRWLAEEPKAPAVVGENL
- a CDS encoding 5-formyltetrahydrofolate cyclo-ligase gives rise to the protein MSDEHSGMPDKPTLRAMARQRRRAFVAGLDPLAHRLAFKVLPSPLARRLADVRTVALYMGIEDEAPAQRLAAKLIETGRTVALPRVIDRMGSMEFLAWHPDAPLLPGRFGTSHPEQGDGPVAPDAIIAPLLGFDRAMNRLGQGGGYYDRAFARYPDALRVGLAWSVQEQEAIPADPWDLPLHMVLTEVELIEGEES